The DNA sequence ATCAGCCGCCTTACTTAGTCCGATCGCATACGTTAGCCAGATGACCTCGCCACTCGCTAAAAATGCAGCTGACAACTTCTTTGCTGAGGTAGGTGCTAGTAAATagattgaaaaaggaaagaaatcttTAGCTTTAAATTCCAAAGTTTGATTATGAAAATCTGTGTTGCTTTTTCACCAAACAGTACTTGTacaaacttgggatctttgaatTCAGCCTGAGAGGGTAAGTTCCTCCTATTATctctttttttattgttcttgCTTTATCTTAGTTGTTAGATTTAGATCAGAATCACCCAAACTGATGCAAATAGTTGCCATTAATTCTAATACCTTTTTGCTTCAGTTTTCTCAGAATAATAGAGCATATGAATCAGCTGTGAtggcaatatatatatacatgagaaCATGATTGGTTCCACTTCATAATTTTTTCATGTTTGAAACAGGGATGCTGTAATACAGTTTCTTAAGGACATGTGCAAAAAACCAGGCATTGATTGCACTAACTTGTTGACCACTTTCACAGGTTCCCTTTTCCCTCTTTTTCCCTTCAAATCTCTATATTTGACAGTTCTCAAATCCAAAATATGTTGACCTTCAAATGTTTTTAGGCCCTAACTGCTGCCTAAGCCCATCAATTGTCAATATATTTTTGGATCATGAGCCTCAGTCAACAGCAACAAAGAACATGATTCATCTATCTCAGAGTAAGTAGTCCTGTTTATACAATATTTTAGTAGTTGTTGAATCATGATAAAGGGACTTTTAGATTCTGAAAATTCAACTAGAAAGTTTGTTTCATATGAATTGAAACTGAGTTTTAATCCTGTTGATATCACAGTGATCAGACAAGGAACAATAGCAATGTTTGATTACATGAACATAGATGAGAATACAAGACATTATGGACGGCCGACTCCTCCGGTGTATGACATGACCAGAATTCCAAACAGCCTTCCTCTCTACCTGAGTTACGGCGGCGCTGACGCTCTTTCCGATGTCAAAGATGTGCAGCGGCTATTAGAAACTCTTGATGATCATGATGGAGATAAGCTTGTAGTACAATATAGAAATGATTATGCACATGCAGATTATGTTATGGGAGAAAATGCTAAGCGAGATATATATGAACCTCTCATATCTTTCTTTAAGCTTCAATGATATCTAAAGAATAACATTCATCACTATAgaaatttttatattcttggttAGAGTTGAATAGCATAGAAATATCAATGTGTAGTTTTACAGAAAAGTAATATTATCAAAgaaagttaatatatatatattttctgtaTTTACCACCCAAATTGCATGTGAATTACCAGTATCCTTTCCATTAGATCTTAAATTTGTAACTTTTCATGGCTTTATGTGTGAATGATGGAAATAACATACGGAAATAATTGATCATCTAACCAGCCAAAAATGCAGAAAGATGAGGATTAAAAGGGTAAATACCTATCCTAATTGGTTCTTAATAGATAAATCAAcagtttaatatattatataagcTTATTCCATTAatataaagagaaaatatttaCTGAGGGGCTAATCAGTCTCATAGAAATAAAGATAATTGTCTTTTAAGATAATTGTTGAGGACCTCACtgtctttcgagataattgtcaaaaAGACAAGAACCGTTTAGAATTTTTTCTCGGATTAAAACTATAAGAAACAAGACTCAAATTAAAATAAGGATCAGTGACAATTAGAGTTGTGATGAGCGAGAAATTCAGTAGCTAACATATCATGCCAAGTAAATTAAGAATGTGTTTCCACTTTCAACTTGCATAAATTTTCTGAGTTCACTTTGTGTAGTGAGTACTCCAATAGTGTGTTTGGATGAGTAACTAAAAGAGAAAAAGTAATTTTCTTAGTGacaatttttagaatttaattgataaaaatcataaaaaaaattaaaaaattatttatctaatatacatattaaaaattttattaaaaattacaaaaaaaatcaatatgtTTAACATAAGTAATTATCAGgactttaaaataataaaaattaattgaagACAAAAATATTCTATCTGAAATTAATTAAGACCAATTTGAGTGTTTAATATTCATATAGCTTATGAGATGCTGAATAATTGAATTAAATACTTAAAACTAATGTTAATAacttttcataatttatatatattttttaagttgaaagaatatgcaaattaaaattttcttatgtGATGTTAGTAAATATAAgtacttatttttaaaataatttaaggggCCTGTtacacatacaagtaaaaaggccgtacaagttttacaagttatcagcccaaacttcattaacacgcgcattaactcgttttgaatggagcgtaactacacgcgccccactcaaacggttcctcttcgtcttcttcttcttcttcttctcttcttcttcttcttcctcttcctcttcctcttcctcttcctcgtttttttttccgattttcatggtttctaaaattctttttcttcttcttgctgcacgttcttcttcctcttactcttcttcttctccttttctttcgtttctgcacgttcttcttcctcgttttcctctttttcttcttcgtcatttacgtcttttctctctgttttctcttttttttcgatttttcatggtaaaatcgtttttgaagaagaagaagcagcagaagatgaggaggagaaagagaaagagttctgaattatgcataagatgtacttcaacgaattttggtttgggtgaattcttgtaaccgtttgggtgtattttctgtaatcttttgggtgtttttctgtaatcatttgggtgtatttgagtgatatctgactgatatctatgggtgtatctgactcatatctatgggtgtatcttactgatatctatggggctatttttcattttagaaaaaatggcaggcagaaaccaagctgaaaaaaatgtaagaacaaatatatgtcttcgatcaaatcagtttttcataatagaaatatatctaactctaattttgctttgtttacagcaaatcaAGGACCTAAAGTGTGCAACCCATCTGTTGagtgagaaattcagaaatatgagcgaggagaagtgatgcaataagactgtccaggctatcctcattgttattgagtccattttgtcagatagattctaatgatattgtcactgattaatgtaactgttatatactcttgtaagaaattgaacacatggtgtaaatatatttgatccaattataagtaaattttttttccataattaaactctctctggtgtattcaaaatgtctgatttacaggtactataatatgaagtggtgatccagatagattggaacccatatatgacggtctgcatagagatctgcataatacacccaaacacagactataaatacacccgataaaaaattaaatttacacctctactgcagattttaacccaacactacctgaaagccacttgttgtccacaagaccaaaattaattaaactctctctggtgtattcaaaatgtctgatttacaggtactataatatgaagtggtgatccagatagattggaacccatatatgacagtctgcatagagatctgcataatacactcaaacacagactataaatacacccgataaaaaattaaatttacacctctgctgcagattttaacccaacactaccagaaagccacttgttgtccacaagaccaaaattaattaaactctctctggtgtattcaaaatgtctgatttataggtactataatatgaagtggtgatccaaatagattggaacccatatatgacggtctgcatagagatctgcataatacacccaaacacagactataaatacacctaataaaaaattaaatttacacctctgctgcagattttaacccaacactacctgaaagccacttgttgtccacaagaccaaaattaattaaactctctctggtgtattcaaaatgtctgatttacaggtactataatatgaagtggtgatccagaattccaaatagattggaacccatatatgacggtctgcatagagatctgcataatacacccaaacacagactataaatacacccgataaaaaattaaatttacacctctgctgcagattttaacccaacactacctgaaagccacttgttgtccacaagaccaaaatttagcagaaaatcattccaattcctatcaaatgagtctttgctatgaggtttcatttttcctctttgctacatgtaatcaattgattcttaatctcgttttccttcctatttgtgctccaCTTCGTCCTGATTCAGCTGataatctgaggttgaatcatctattatcttcaaaacgagttcaaactttgatttcagaaaccagaaaatcgaaaagaaaacgaaactggagttacagagagaagaactaacgtcaatgacgaagaacaaaccaatgagaaaggagaagaaaagaacgatcgaaaaaccaggggaagacgcgcgagaagaagaacgatgaaatttggaaagaaggaaaacaaagaaggaaacaaatcttttaaatttggtagttatacaAACGCAGGATCTTTGTATAGCGCGTGTAAGTGACGTAAGAGTTGCAACGCGTTTTAGTGGATTAGACGTTAATGAACTTGTAATAGTTACAGGCCCTAATCGCTTGTATATTGAGCTTTCCCCATAATTTAACCAAGCATCATAAACAATAATTATTTAGCAATTTTTGATAAAACTTTCTTTTAATACTATAGCCAATCAAACTCTATATCCTAATCAAAATTACTCATTGACATGAGATGATGACGTGGCAATTTACGATTGGACGAGACACGTTGGCACACGCAGAGTCCCTCAGGAACGAAGGCGTTTTATTACTGTCGTTGGTTTTCTTCTTCGCTGCGCTGATTCAGTTCCGAAGAGAGTGATCGAAAACATAAACAGAGAATGACAAAGTTTCAATCTTTCgtttttgttgttgtttctgCGCTGGTTTTAATCTTCCAATCATGCCCTTTTGCTGATGCACTCTATGGGCCATCATCACCTGTGGTTCAGCTCAATCCATCAAACTTCAAGTCCAAGGTGAATTCAAAATTCTTCCAAAGTTCAATATTTGAACCCTTTAAGCCCTTGATCCCACTGTTTTTCCAAATGGGTATTGCTTTGAAACTTCAAATTTTGCATCTTTTTAGTTGAAAATCATCTGGGCTTTAtggtccccccccccccccctttcttttctcttcctatagtattttatttaatttattattttatttttcccatTAGTGAATGTAGTagtaaaatgaatttaattttggcaTACAAAATCTTTATAATGTTAGTTGGATTGATGATTTTTTCTTGCAAGCAAATGTTGTTGGGATTTCAATTTGGTAGCTGAAAACTCATTGGGAGTTGTTCCGTTGTTGTATCACAATGTTGTTAAGTTCCTTCATCAGAATGTATGTCAGTTTCGCCTTAGGTGGATGAAATATTGTGTTTTTACTATTTCATTGATATTGTTATGAGTTACCTTTTATTTATCCAGTTAATCATTAGAATTTATGGTTACTATTTGAATATTTGCAGGTTCTTAATTCAAATGGAGTTGTTCTAGTTGAATTCTTTGCTCCTTGGTGTGGCCATTGTCAAGCTCTAACTCCTACATGGGAGAAGGCAGCTAATGTGTTAAAGGGTGTAGCTACTGTGGCAGCACTTGATGCTAATGCTCACCAATCTCTCGCTCAGGTTACTCATTGTTCATTTCTCCATAGCTTCCATTTTAGGTTTGATGAAATGATGTCAtctttttaataaataagatatgatgcctttgtttttcatttcttgCAGTAAGTCTTTTTCTGGCATATGAACTTGCTATAATGCATGTTTTACAATTCCTATACTATGTATGTTAATGAGTGCCTTTTATACATCATCAATGTCTTTGTACTATTTAAAATGTGATTAACTAGACCTCTCAGCACTTGCCATTTTGCATATTTGATCGAAGAACCTAGTGCACAAGaattaaaatgttttaaattttaaagttttacTTCCTATGGTTTAACACTACTCTTTGTAtgtaaagttttaaaaaaaaaaaatctttgttgCATTGTTCTTGTGAATTTTCTTGATGAGATAAGTGAGTATGCCCTTGGAGATTCTTTATTATCCTCTTCCTTTCTTTTGCATAACATCTGATTGTTCGCAATTGGAAATCTTATGGGGTTAGGATgtcattttttggatattttcttCATTTCTAATGATAAGTTTATGTTGACAGTTCAAAGAAATTAAATTTGTGTCTTGTGCTATTTCAAATCACTTTTAGGAATATGGGATTAAAGGATTTCCAACCATAAAGGTGTTTGCACCTGGAAAGCCTCCAGTCGATTACCAAGGAGCAAGAGATGTCAAACCAATCGCAGAGTTTGCACTTAAACAGGTTTGTTGGAATCTCTTCTTGGTTGTTCTCGTATTTttggcaaaagaaaaaaaaattaccattTATGTCATATTGGACTTTGGGCAGACTAGATAGATAGCTTGTGTGTTCGATAAACCCTATTTCTATGGAATATATCTAACAATATCTCATTATAGGAACAGGTTGAGACAAACTTCAAGCAGACTAAGAGACTATTTAAACTAGTTTTCCTTAAAcactttcaaaattcaaactagtTCTCAGAGTTGCCAAACTGCCCCTATAAATAATTTCTGTATGTTCAGGTAAAGCAACTTTTGAAAGATCGGTTGGATGGAAAGTCAACAGGAGGATCaagtgaaaagaaagaagaaaccaacGCTTCAGTAGAATTGAACTCCCGCAACTTCGACGAATTGGTTATCAAAAGTAAAGAACTTTGGATTGTGGAGTTTTTTGCACCTTGGTAAGTGTtacctatgctttaaaaatattccATACATAGATATCATTATATATAACCTCGCCGAACCTGAGGTATTTATACCTTTTTATCCGTAGTTCTGATAAAATCTATTGTCATTTCTCTCTTAAAGGTGTGGCCACTGCAAAAGATTGGCTCCTGAGTGGAAGAAGGCGGCCAATAACCTCAAGGGGAAGGTTAACTTGGGTCATGTTGACTGTGATGCCGAGAAGGTAAGAATACACAATACGTAACTAATAATACACCCTGAATTCCATAATATCTTTCAATATGGAAATTCAGTACATTCATAACTCAATGTATAAATTATGAAGACACCAAATTACAATTGATTTATGGAACGGACGGGAGTAAGAACTAGTGACTCTTAAATTCATCATTGATCAGAGGAAAAGATTTGTATTTTCCTCTTAAATTTCTTTTGTTCTGATGGGGTGGTTGTTCTCAGTCCCTAATGAGCAGGTTCAAAGTTCAAGGGTTCCCAACTATCTTGGTATTTGGTGCTGATAAAGATAGTCCAGCCCCTTATGAGGGTGCAAGAACTGCTGCAGCCATCGAATCGTTTGCCCTAGAGCAGCTAGAAACAAATGTTGCTCCCCCAGAAGTGACGGAGCTACATGGTCCAGTAAGTGGTTTCCTTTCCATCTTTACTTGATTTTGGGATTTTTAGTTTGAATGAGATCAATGATGTACCATAAGCCTTGTTTATATAGGATGTTATGGAAGAGAAATGTGGTTCTGCCGCAATCTGTTTTGTCGCCTTCCTTCCCGACATCTTGGATTCCAAGGCAGAGGGAAGAAACAGATACATTCAACAGCTATTATCAGTTGCGGAAAAATTCAAAAGGAGCCCCTACAGGTAAGTAAAGAAGGGTTGGCTTTTGCTTTTCATCCATCCGTTAACTGCACCTTGTGAGAAATCTTTTCATGTCAAAAATTGTTTGTTAATTCCATCCATGTTTAAAAGCTATAATATGGATTTAATTTTTGGTGGCTACTCATGTGAAGATGTCTTCATGCGAAGATGATAACTAAAATATTGACATATTATGTTAAACAGTTTAGTCAAAcatgtcaaatcatctaacagttcTCATTTATCATCTTCACGGATATCTTCATGTCAGATGTCATTTTAACTTTTTATGTATTGGCAGTGTAATTTTACATACTTTCAGTCATGTAGTGTCACATCAATGGAAGTGTTTGACTTAACTATCCACCAACTTTAAATTCTTACAAATGCAAACATCTGAATAACAACCAAGTCCGGTATGAATCAGACAATGTCATGGTATTATATTATagttaatatttattgatttttttcctCTCTGAATTTGTGTTTTCAACAGCTATGTGTGGGCAGCTGCTGGTAAGCAGCCAGATCTTGAGAAGCATGTCGGCGTTGGCGGCTATGGTTATCC is a window from the Arachis hypogaea cultivar Tifrunner chromosome 17, arahy.Tifrunner.gnm2.J5K5, whole genome shotgun sequence genome containing:
- the LOC112764953 gene encoding protein disulfide isomerase-like 2-3, which codes for MTKFQSFVFVVVSALVLIFQSCPFADALYGPSSPVVQLNPSNFKSKVLNSNGVVLVEFFAPWCGHCQALTPTWEKAANVLKGVATVAALDANAHQSLAQEYGIKGFPTIKVFAPGKPPVDYQGARDVKPIAEFALKQVKQLLKDRLDGKSTGGSSEKKEETNASVELNSRNFDELVIKSKELWIVEFFAPWCGHCKRLAPEWKKAANNLKGKVNLGHVDCDAEKSLMSRFKVQGFPTILVFGADKDSPAPYEGARTAAAIESFALEQLETNVAPPEVTELHGPDVMEEKCGSAAICFVAFLPDILDSKAEGRNRYIQQLLSVAEKFKRSPYSYVWAAAGKQPDLEKHVGVGGYGYPALVALNLKKAVYAPLKSAYEHDHIVEFVKEAGQGGKGNLPLGGTPTIVKTEPWDGKDGEIMEEDEFSLEELMGEDSSNKDEL